A genomic stretch from Erigeron canadensis isolate Cc75 chromosome 9, C_canadensis_v1, whole genome shotgun sequence includes:
- the LOC122582702 gene encoding calcium-dependent protein kinase SK5-like yields the protein MSSSSTSTSNSSQPTKPPILKKPTTQQQPSHPKPYYVLKQKTPILQQLYTIGRKLGQGQFGTTHLCTEKSSGIAYACKSIPKKKLLCREDYEDVLKEIQIMHHLSEHNNVVRIKGTYEDALYVHIVMELCAGGELFDRIVQKGHYSEREAAKLIKTIVSVVEACHSLGVMHRDLKPENFLFSTTHEDATLKATDFGLSVFYKPGETFSDVVGSPYYVAPEVLRKHYGPESDVWSAGVILYILLSGVPPFWAETEMGIFRQILQAKLDFESEPWPTITDSAKDLIRKMLDRNPKKRLTAHEVLCHPWIVDDTIAPDKPLDSAVLSRLKQFSAMNKLKKMALRVIAETLSEEEIGGLKELFKMIDTDNSGTITFEELKEGLRRVGSELMESEIKDLMDAADIDNSGTIDYGEFLAATVHLNKLEREENLVSAFSFFDKDGSGYITIDELQQACEEMGLGEVHLDEIVKEIDQDNDGQIDYGEFAAMMRMGNGGVGRRTMRGNLNLGEALGVLPPETTL from the exons atgtcatcttcatcaacttcaacTTCAAATTCATCACAACCAACAAAACCACCAATCTTGAAAAAACCAACCACACAACAACAGCCATCACATCCAAAACCTTATTATGTACTAAAACAAAAGACCCCAATACTTCAACAGTTGTACACAATTGGTAGAAAGTTAGGCCAAGGGCAGTTTGGTACAACTCATTTATGCACAGAGAAATCAAGTGGGATTGCATATGCTTGTAAGTCAATCCCAAAGAAAAAACTGTTGTGTAGAGAAGATTATGAAGATGTATTGAAAGAGATACAAATAATGCATCATTTATCTGAACATAATAATGTTGTGAGAATAAAAGGGACATATGAAGATGCATTATATGTTCATATTGTTATGGAATTATGTGCTGGTGGTGAGTTGTTTGATAGGATTGTTCAAAAAGGTCATTATAGTGAAAGAGAGGCTGCTAAATTGATAAAAACAATTGTTAGTGTTGTTGAAGCTTGTCATTCCTTGGGTGTTATGCATAGAGATCTTAAGCCTGAAAATTTCTTGTTTTCCACCACTCATGAAGATGCTACTCTTAAAGCCACTGATTTTGGCTTGTCTGTTTTCTACAAACCAG GTGAAACATTCTCTGATGTAGTTGGAAGCCCTTACTATGTTGCACCAGAGGTTCTGCGTAAGCATTATGGACCTGAATCTGATGTTTGGAGCGCAGGGGTAATTTTGTACATCTTACTGAGTGGTGTTCCCCCCTTTTGGGCAG AAACTGAAATGGGCATCTTCCGTCAGATATTACAAGCAAAACTTGATTTTGAATCCGAGCCATGGCCAACAATCACAGACAGTGCCAAAGATCTTATAAGAAAAATGCTTGATAGAAATCCCAAAAAACGGCTTACTGCTCATGAAGTTTTAT GCCACCCATGGATTGTTGATGACACAATCGCACCTGATAAGCCCCTTGATTCTGCTGTATTGTCCCGCTTGAAACAGTTCTCTGCAATGAACAAGCTAAAAAAGATGGCTTTACGG GTGATTGCTGAGACGCTTTCAGAAGAAGAAATTGGTGGATTGAAGGAGTTGTTCAAAATGATAGACACAGACAATAGTGGAACGATTACATTTGAAGAACTAAAAGAGGGACTGAGACGTGTGGGTTCTGAACTAATGGAGTCGGAGATCAAGGACCTAATGGATGCT GCAGATATAGACAACAGTGGAACAATCGATTATGGTGAATTTCTTGCTGCAACTGTACACTTGAACAAGCTGGAGCGAGAGGAGAATCTCGTGTCTGCATTTTCGTTCTTTGATAAGGATGGGAGTGGTTACATAACGATTGATGAACTTCAACAAGCGTGTGAAGAGATGGGTTTAGGTGAAGTCCACCTTGACGAGATAGTCAAGGAAATTGACCAAGATAAT GATGGACAGATTGATTATGGGGAATTCGCTGCTATGATGAGAATGGGCAATGGTGGAGTTGGAAGGAGAACCATGAGAGGGAATCTGAACCTGGGTGAAGCTCTAGGAGTCCTGCCACCAGAAACGACTCTCTAA
- the LOC122583447 gene encoding 2S seed storage protein-like — MAKLIFLALAFTALLAFASAHKTIVTTTTTIDDDENTVSRQSQCRQQVEDQRFNQCENYFQSKQGQDQEMRQMCCQELENVDQQCQCQAVKKVMRDSMMSQQGHQQRGSFGGQMVERLRQKAEKVIDQCNLQISRQECQIGKITTTTIITEEDENPSFPPFRTGSEQCRQMMPQRFNQCEKFVEQAVQTGFPRIMMSVNKHKQQQSQQQIQKLQQQCCNELENVQEECHCDALQKVYEQAMGQRQQGRQQQQSRQGGQMRQQVEQVVEVLKNQCDLQAQQCMIPSAMF; from the coding sequence ATGGCAAAGCTAATCTTTTTGGCACTTGCCTTCACCGCCCTTTTGGCCTTTGCTTCTGCCCACAAAAccatcgtcaccaccaccaccaccatcgacGACGATGAAAACACAGTTTCACGACAGAGTCAGTGTAGGCAACAAGTAGAGGACCAAAGGTTCAACCAGTGTGAAAATTACTTCCAATCCAAACAAGGCCAAGACCAAGAGATGAGACAAATGTGCTGCCAAGAACTCGAAAACGTTGACCAGCAATGCCAGTGCCAGGCTGTCAAGAAAGTCATGAGAGACTCAATGATGAGTCAGCAAGGACACCAACAACGTGGAAGCTTCGGTGGTCAAATGGTTGAACGTTTGAGACAAAAGGCTGAGAAAGTTATTGACCAATgtaaccttcaaatttcaagACAAGAATGTCAAATTGGAAAAATAACCACTACTACTATAATTACTGAAGAGGACGAAAACCCGAGTTTTCCCCCTTTCCGTACCGGTTCTGAACAATGCAGGCAAATGATGCCACAACGGTTCAACCAGTGTGAAAAGTTCGTTGAGCAAGCGGTTCAAACCGGTTTTCCTAGGATTATGATGAGTGtgaacaaacacaaacaacaacagTCTCAACAACAGATTCAGAAGCTACAACAACAGTGTTGTAACGAGCTTGAAAATGTTCAAGAGGAGTGTCATTGTGACGCGTTGCAGAAGGTTTATGAACAAGCTATGGGACAACGTCAGCAAGGACGTCAGCAACAACAGAGCCGTCAAGGTGGACAGATGAGGCAACAAGTGGAGCAGGTGGTTGAGGTTTTGAAGAATCAGTGTGACTTGCAAGCACAACAATGTATGATTCCATCTGCGATGTTTTAA
- the LOC122583446 gene encoding probable inactive ATP-dependent zinc metalloprotease FTSHI 3, chloroplastic: MITCSETQGWVQPRINEGAVVAGAIATASLCMQYGSRIIESKQSIRPYKKPFFYNPPAASRSLSLTFPQYHDRRVLSMCARQPVKEGFGKGTGFSGSMMNALSFWDDAADQTDAKCQRETKHDKMNRTYNKEHYACRRGILYAVLVGSVAVGMVAFSDTLTGVVPYDKSRLIMMLQDIGVTCGSYCQVCYRKMLKISYDISPLASQLINGFLFYLYYSQTNFGRMTKRKPESTKQCVTFDNVEGVDSAKAELVEIVKCINGDGKYKKLGAKVPKGVLLAGPPGTGKTLLARAVAGEAGVPFFSLSGSELVEVFSGVGAARIRDIFQQARKKSPSIVFIDEIDAMGGKRGKSLNSERDQTLNQLLSEMDGFEKNDNTMVLVIAATNRPESLDSALIRPGEAGVPFFSLSGSELVEVFVGVGAARIRDIFQEARKSLDCKSDQTLNQLLTEMDGFEKDDGTVVVIAATNRPESLDSALMRPGRLSRKVYVGAPDEDGRRKIFALYLRNVLMNENKEAVANLVASRTPGLTGAGLEEIANESVRLAVRRDGDFVTSDDVLQAIDKFKAENDICQ, translated from the exons ATGATTACTTGTAGCGAGACACAGGGTTGGGTGCAGCCAAGGATAAACGAGGGGGCAGTCGTTGCAGGAGCAATCGCAACGGCTAGCCTTTGTATGCAATATGGGTCGAGAATCATTGAGTCAAAACAGTCTATACGGCCGTATAAAAAACCTTTCTTTTATAACCCACCTGCAGCCTCTAGATCCTTGTCGTTGACGTTTCCTCAGTATCATGATCGTCGTGTCCTTTCCATGTGTGCCCGACAACCTGTTAAAGAAGGATTTGGTAAGGGTACTGGTTTTAGTGGGAGCATGATGAATGCATTGTCGTTTTGGGATGACGCCGCAGATCAAACAGATGCAAAGTGTCAACGTGAGACTAAACACGACAAGATGAATAGAACTTATAATAAGGAGCATTATGCCTGTAGAAGGGGGATATTATATGCGGTTTTAGTTGGAAGCGTAGCCGTAGGGATGGTCGCTTTTTCAGATACTCTTACTGGAGTAGTCCCATATGACAAGTCTCGGCTTATTATGATGCTTCAAGATATTGGGGTCACTTGTGGCTCATACTGTCAAGTTTGCTATcgaaaaatgttgaaaatttcGTATGACATTAGTCCATTAGCCTCGCAACTAATTAACGGTTTTCTATTTTATCTCTATTATTCCCAGACTAACTTTGGGAGAATGACAAAAAGAAAACCAGAGAGTACGAAACAGTGTGTAACGTTTGATAATGTGGAGGGTGTAGATTCTGCAAAAGCCGAACTTGTTGAGATTGTAAAGTGCATTAATGGAGATGGCAAGTACAAGAAACTTGGGGCGAAAGTACCGAAAGGGGTTTTGCTTGCTGGTCCCCCAGGAACAGGGAAAACATTGCTGGCCCGTGCTGTGGCAGGGGAAGCTGGAGTGCCGTTTTTTTCATTATCTGGGAGTGAATTGGTAGAGGTATTTTCTGGTGTAGGAGCCGCTCGTATTAGAGATATTTTTCAACAGGCAAGAAAAAAATCACCATCCATTGTATTCATTGATGAGATTGATGCTATGGGTGGGAAACGTGGAAAAAGTTTGAACTCCGAGCGTGACCAGACGTTGAACCAGCTTTTGAGTGAGATGGATGGGTTTGAGAAAAATGACAATACTATGGTACTGGTTATAGCTGCTACTAATAGGCCCGAGTCACTGGATTCGGCTTTGATAAGGCCAG GGGAAGCTGGAGTGCCGTTTTTTTCCTTATCTGGGAGTgaattggtagaggtttttgttGGTGTAGGAGCTGCTCGCATTAGAGATATTTTTCAAGAGGCAAGAAAAAGTTTGGACTGCAAGAGTGACCAAACTTTGAACCAGCTTCTGACTGAGATGGATGGTTTTGAGAAAGATGACGGTACTGTGGTGGTTATAGCAGCTACTAATAGGCCCGAGTCACTGGATTCCGCTTTGATGAGACCAGGTCGGTTATCCAGAAAAGTTTATGTGGGTGCACCAGATGAAGATGGTAGGCGAAAGATATTTGCTTTATACTTGAGAAACGTCCTCATGAATGAAAACAAAGAAGCCGTTGCCAACCTTGTTGCTTCACGAACACCAGGATTAACCGGGGCAGGTCTTGAAGAGATAGCTAATGAATCTGTACGACTTGCTGTTCGCAGAGATGGTGATTTTGTCACAAGTGATGATGTTCTTCAAGCTATTGACAAGTTCAAGGCCGAAAATGATATCTGTCAATGA